GAATCAGCACCCAGCGCGTTCGCGAATTGCGGCACGCGCAGACAGAAGCCGAAAGGCACGCCTGGCATCTGCTGCGTGACCGGCGGCTGGGCCTGAAATTCAGGCGGCAGCATCCCATCGAGAATTACGTTGTCGATTTTTACTGCTGCGAACTCCGCGTGGCCGTGGAACTCGACGGAGGCGTCCACTCGCAGCCCAGCCGGATGAGAAAGGACGCGGCGAAGGATGCGTACCTTGGAAAGCTTGGTGTGCGCGTGCTCCGGCTGCCGAATGGGTTGGTGACCGAGGACCCGGAAAGATTTGTCCGTAAAGTGCGCGAAGCGGCGGCAGAGAGGGTGCGGGATAAAGACCGCCGAAGTAAGTGACCCCTCACCCGCCGTCGTAGC
The Terriglobia bacterium genome window above contains:
- a CDS encoding endonuclease domain-containing protein; its protein translation is MRISTQRVRELRHAQTEAERHAWHLLRDRRLGLKFRRQHPIENYVVDFYCCELRVAVELDGGVHSQPSRMRKDAAKDAYLGKLGVRVLRLPNGLVTEDPERFVRKVREAAAERVRDKDRRSK